The following DNA comes from Astatotilapia calliptera chromosome 6, fAstCal1.2, whole genome shotgun sequence.
GCCCAAAAGGCTAAAAACATCTTTCTCTGTCAGTGTGGGAAGTGGAGTGCCACCATGCACCTTCACACTTCCTTGACGTACCACATCTTTGTTCAGGGAGTGCTCTGATAGGCTcattctttttgtctttgccaaGGCTCTCATTGAACGGTTAAAGTGTGCCGAACCAGTGAAATACATCAGAGCACAAGCAAACTCATTGTAGGGCACTATGATGATATCCAGCCTGCGATGGCGTTGGTCATGCCCCAGCAAACGGCACACACCCATGTATTTCTTCTGCTCACCGTTCTCCTCGTGGCTCACCAGGTCATCAGTTAAAAACCCTTAAAGTAAACAGGTCAGAAATAAAgagatttttattaaaaaaaaaaaaaaataaaataaaatacatgctTAAGTTTTTCCCATCAACAAAAATGATGCTTACCACTGTCACGGAGTGTCTGTAAGACTTTAGTAAAAATGCCCCTGTGGGACCTGCCATCAGGGTGAGATATAAGTACATCAACATCTCCACATGTGGCTTTTCCCCGACGATAGGAGCCACATGCTATTGCCACTAGGCCAGGGTCGATGGCTTGTGCAGCATCCCTCACCTGCACATGCATGGAAAAGACCGTTAATAAAGCACAAACGCTGTTACCTGCAAAAACATTCCACTTCTTATTGGCATGctgatatttttgtgtgttgtttttttcacatttgcttgtttttgtatgtttactggcaaaaaaagaaagtttttaccTGTTCCCAGCCAAATACTGGGAGGTAGCCTTGCTAAGGCATCGCATATAATTTTGACAAGCTCAAGGGAGCACACATGCTTTAGCCATCTATCTAATATGCACGCTCTATCTGGCAGCTTtgtaggaaaaagaaaatctaagtAATACAATATGAAAACAACTAGCGTTGTACTTAACGCTCTGGAGCGAACAGGTATCTGGCTAACTTAAGATGCAGCAAGTTTAAGGATTTACTTTTCCCCTTTGGGATGCTCTACTTCGTGAAAAGGCAGTCTGGTTTTTCCATCATCAAGCAGTCAAGGAAAGCTGACACAAGCTTTTTCCTTCTTCAGACCCTCTTTCTACATTTCTGATGGTTAAAGAAGCAAATCTTATTCAGATATCTCAACTCTGTTTAAACTTGACTAAACATATTAGAGTGgtgaaagaaataaagataTTTCAGTCATCATCACTAAATTATACATGCTCTTAATGTGACAGATGAAGATGCATTACCACTTTTTCTATGGCTCCTGCTTCTTCTCTGGGCATTCGGTCTAGAAAGTCATTGTAGTGCTTGAGTCCTATTTTCTGAGTGTTTGTCAGGTGGGCTTTTGTATGGATATCCTCCAAAGTACGAAATCCCTGAAAggcaaaatgacatttttaagaaaaaaaaactgttatgtTGGCATTTGCTtactgattttttaaaattctaattattaataaaattagAATAAACTAGAATAAAATTAAAGACATTCACAGCCAAGAATGAAAGTGGCTTGAGATTCAGTGTTTCCTGGAACCTTGTTCCGGTAAAATTGATTCATGAGTCATTAAATCTGATATTATTTTGAATCCTGGCACACCTTCCAGCTGAAGTCATGGAAGCAGATAAACAATCACATGGTCTCACCTGGATAcaactgttttttccccctcagtcAGATCAAAATGCTGTAGTTTAGTAAACGTATTAGCGGTAAGCAAGATAGTGAACAACAGTtgcattcagttgttttgataAACAAGAAACTTCAAACTCACAGGCAATGTCAGAATACATGTTAGATCAGACAGTGGATCTAAATACGATGTGTCCTTGAGGCTATCTGTTATTTCCTATTTAAATAtcacttcatttatttaatatttgtgGATTGCTGGCTGAATCCAGAAAGAACGGTTAACCTCGGTGCCACAGCAGCATGCAGCTTGTCCACAAAGAAAATAAGCTTACAATTGAATCTATGACTTATTTCTTAGTAACTAATTTCAACCCACTGTACTGTTACATCAGAGTTTAGGATGAACCCACTTGAATTCCTAGTCACAGCTGTACCTTTAATAAATATCGTATGGAGGAGTAAAATGATACGGATTTCATTTGACTGAAGCTGCTAATTATACAGAGTCCAGAGTATAGCCAGGGAGAATTTTTAAAAGAGCTTTGGCGTAGTAAAACTGACATCTCATAAGTGAGTAATTTTACAGTTTAGAAAACCCAATAATGGTATAACAATACATATTGTAGCTCACATTTTCACCagaatttgttattttattaacaGATTTATGAGAAAATGCAATGACTGtgttgttgaaaaataaattccaaagctctttgtagACAAACTGTCTAATGGCAACACTGTTTTTACATTATCTTAAATCTTCTGTAGTTCTGCACTGCAATCAGTCAATATGTGCAGCAATACCAGTGCGGCAGAAATTTTACCACCATATCAGTCaggttgtttcatttttcaggCTATAGCCCAAAATTTCAATCTTAAACGCCTTTCTGTTACCTTATATTTCATGAAATAGAAGTCAATATCATATCACTGTGTTGTAAAACATATTGTAAGacagaaaagacacagacaacATAATTCACTAACAACTTTTTGTGCGGGGTACAATCTTTGTACTTCAATCTCCTATACTAATATGTGAGTTTTCACCTGTTGGTACCACAGTTGTGCAGTTTTAGTTCCAGCACCCCAGATGTTCATGAAAAGCTCCAGCACTGGCACAGCCTCACCGATGTGATCAAGCTTCCGCAAATGACCGCTCTCCATAATCTCTTCAATTTTGTCAGCCATGCGTTTTCCTATTCCTGGGATCTGACAAGCTTCCTGAGACCAAtgggaaaaaatgtaattaaaaaaaaaaaaaaaagctagacAGTCCTTGTATTATCACAGAAGATAAAACTTACAGTACACAATGACATATGCAGGTAATCAGCAATCTAAACATTGCATTTAAAGTATCTGGGTAAGGCTACCTGATATGATGTAACGGGTTTATGGTAGCTTTTCAGTGCGTTGACAGCCTTGGAGTAGCCCAGCGCCCTCCACTTGTCCCCCTGATGCGTGTAGGCCTTGGCCAGCAATTCAAGTTTGTCTGTGATGTGCTTGTTGAAGTTATTACTTTTGGACTGAGAGGACTGGGCACAGACCCACTTCCCCGATACTGGCTTCTGAGCAGCAGTATCTGGACCAAGGGAGAGGCTGGGGCCAGGAGTCTCCTCTTTGGGGTGCTGGCCAGTGATGAGAGCTTCCAGATCACTCTGAGAGACGCCGTCTTCTTCTCCCCGCACTTCCTCTTTGCTGTCTGGGACTGTCTGAGGGCAGGATGTAATGTAAAataactgtttctgtttcttgcGTTTGGGGTCTAAACTTTTTCCCCTGACTGCTCCAAATGATTACTAACTGAAAGACTGAAATGCACCAAGAAGCTGCAAAACAATGTTTTCAACATGATCTGGAAGTTTACCATTTCTGTGTTCTCCTCTTGATCAGTCACTGGCTCGATCAGAGTTTCTGCATCAGGTTTGATATTTAGTGactcttttttaatttcttcgTGCTTTGTTTCAGAGTCACTAAGTGGATAGAACATAAAATGTCATTACAATACAAAGCTTAAAACATATATTACTGTCAACGAGGTAAATGTAAAGTACAAATAAGCTGATACACATTTTCTAATGTTTGTGAGAATATCTTGGGATATTCATGCAGCAGGAGTACAATTTTACCTTTAACTTTCAAAGAAAGCATTTTTAGATCACAAACCTCTTGGGTGACAGAAGGCTGTAGCTGGCTATATCTAGCAGCTGTTTCTCACTAATGCACAAGCTCAGCCAGGTACATTTTACCAGTTGGACTCCAGAGGGCATACAATTTACTTTCAGCAGGCGCAGAGCCCTTTCGCTGTCCACATTGTCGTCCACAACAACATGAGTGACACCGGGACACAGTGAACTCTCTGTTCGTCCCCCATTCTGCTGAATTTGTCTTTGGAAAATCTGGCATCTGGCATTTCCTATTCCAGCAGGCAGAAGGTACACCGTCACTCCATTAAAAGAGTTTCCTGaggcagaaaatgttaaaacaatCCCAGTAAACAAATATTTTGCATTCTGGCACAGTATTCATTTCTCTCTTAATGTAATGCAgccttatttatattttttctatgTTGtgctccatttaaaaaaaataaaaaaataaaaaaatcactctTTCTGTAATGTGGACGCATGCGTGCAAACACTGTAACCACCTGTGACATCACAGTCATCTGCTGTCTTCTTCAGTGGGGGTGCATCCTTCCCCTGTAGCACTTTTGCCCTTTTGACTTTAGAAAAAGCTTTCATGATCCCATGACGAGGCTCCATCTTTTCTGGTGATAGGAGGAGCAAGTGGCCTGTGACGTAAGAGAGAATTATAACACTGCAGTCTAAAGCTGGGAAACAAACACATATttggaaaaaaagtaaagtaaaataattttaacaGTGATTCAGTCCAGTTTGCTGACATGAGAAAATGGACTTAATTTAGTGTGTGGAAATGTCAAGTAATTTATTGTTCCCTT
Coding sequences within:
- the poll gene encoding DNA polymerase lambda; its protein translation is MEPRHGIMKAFSKVKRAKVLQGKDAPPLKKTADDCDVTGNSFNGVTVYLLPAGIGNARCQIFQRQIQQNGGRTESSLCPGVTHVVVDDNVDSERALRLLKVNCMPSGVQLVKCTWLSLCISEKQLLDIASYSLLSPKSDSETKHEEIKKESLNIKPDAETLIEPVTDQEENTEMTVPDSKEEVRGEEDGVSQSDLEALITGQHPKEETPGPSLSLGPDTAAQKPVSGKWVCAQSSQSKSNNFNKHITDKLELLAKAYTHQGDKWRALGYSKAVNALKSYHKPVTSYQEACQIPGIGKRMADKIEEIMESGHLRKLDHIGEAVPVLELFMNIWGAGTKTAQLWYQQGFRTLEDIHTKAHLTNTQKIGLKHYNDFLDRMPREEAGAIEKVVRDAAQAIDPGLVAIACGSYRRGKATCGDVDVLISHPDGRSHRGIFTKVLQTLRDSGFLTDDLVSHEENGEQKKYMGVCRLLGHDQRHRRLDIIIVPYNEFACALMYFTGSAHFNRSMRALAKTKRMSLSEHSLNKDVVRQGSVKVHGGTPLPTLTEKDVFSLLGIPYRDPHERDW